The DNA window GCCGGAATTCTCGATCCGGCGCGACCATAGCAAAAGCGGAGGGTCCGTACACCCGGCAGAAGGCAGCATCGCGCCCCGGGCACAACTAGGCGCGCAACTGGGGGCGGCTTGATCTCGCCGGAGGGGAATGGTACTCCCGCCCGCTGCCCTTCCTGCCGTCATGCCCGCGAAGGCGGGGATCCAGGGCGAGCGACGGCTGTCAGCCTTTGCGGCCGCTCTGGATCCCCGCCTCCGCGGGGATGACGGCCCTTACGGCACAACAACGGATCATGATGCCGGCACGCCAGAAGACGCTCATCTACGTGGTCACCGAGGATTGGTATTTCTGGCTGCATCGCCTGGCCATCGGCCAGGCGGCGCTTGCGGCGGGATATCGCGTCTTCGTCTGCGCGCGCGTGCAGGCCCACCGCGAGATCCTGGAGCAGCTCGGCTTCACCGTGGTGGCGCTGCCCTGGCGGCGCGGCGGCGGGCCGCTCCTGAACGAGATCAAGACGCTCTGGATGCTGTGGCGGTTGTTCCGGCGCGAGCGGCCGGACATCGTCCATTCCATCGCCCTGAAGGCGATCATCTACGGCGGGCTCATGGCGCGCCTGGCCGGGGTCAGGGCCAGGGTCTCGACCGTGGCGGGCCTGGGTTACGTCTTCACCTCGCAGCGCCTGAAGGCGCGAGTGCTGCGCCGCCCGGTGCTGCTGGCGCTGGCGCTCGGCATGCGCGGGCCGGACGCGCTGGTGACACTCGAGAACCCGGATGACGGCGACCGGCTCGCCGCCGGCGGCGCCATGCGGCAGAGCCAGGTGGCGCTCGTCTGCAGCTGCGGCGTCGATACCGACCGTTTCGCCCCCAAGCCCGAGCCCGATGGCGTGCCGATCGTCGCCATGGCCTGCCGCCTCGTGCGCGACAAGGGGCCGGCCGTCGCCGTCGCGGCCATGCGCCGCTTGAAGGCCGAGGGCGTGCCGATCCGCTTCCTGCTCGCCGGCGGTACCGACAAGGGCAGCGCCGATTCCCATACCAAGGAAGAGGTCGAGAGCTGGGTTGCCGAGGGGCTGGTCGAATGGGTCGGCCATATCTCCGACGTCGTCTCGTTCTGGCAGGGCTGCCACATGGCGGTCTATCCGTCGCGCTACGGCGAGGGCGTGCCGAAGACGTTGCTCGAGGCAGCATCATGCGGCCGGCCGGTGGTCACGACCGATATGCCCGGCTGCCGCGAGGCGCTGGTCGACGGCGAGACCGGGTTCCTGGTGCCGGTCGACGACGACGCGGCGGTCGCGGC is part of the Aliidongia dinghuensis genome and encodes:
- a CDS encoding glycosyltransferase family 4 protein produces the protein MMPARQKTLIYVVTEDWYFWLHRLAIGQAALAAGYRVFVCARVQAHREILEQLGFTVVALPWRRGGGPLLNEIKTLWMLWRLFRRERPDIVHSIALKAIIYGGLMARLAGVRARVSTVAGLGYVFTSQRLKARVLRRPVLLALALGMRGPDALVTLENPDDGDRLAAGGAMRQSQVALVCSCGVDTDRFAPKPEPDGVPIVAMACRLVRDKGPAVAVAAMRRLKAEGVPIRFLLAGGTDKGSADSHTKEEVESWVAEGLVEWVGHISDVVSFWQGCHMAVYPSRYGEGVPKTLLEAASCGRPVVTTDMPGCREALVDGETGFLVPVDDDAAVAARLKQLALDPELRRRMGQAARAKALAEFADARVQAGMLDTYRRVLAL